In Mycolicibacterium mucogenicum DSM 44124, the following are encoded in one genomic region:
- a CDS encoding sensor histidine kinase — protein MSSDPLAEAGTRIWHPRTWSLRVRLLVTQVLLLALVIVGVGAATEFALQRFLLHQLDDQVLEAGRRSAAIFELPPPPMAPPLTGGVPRPSMDPHFRMRFDPEAGPGPGFLNAPGQAVGTIGAVVFRGQVDAGVITSEGSRDSVTTTATAQLAQVRPDRKIRTMDIDGVGTYRVIGLHPRHGGPQTIVTGLPTRHVDNTLLWVLGMFCAVGALALIGATVVGVWIIRRQLAPLSRVSAAARDVADRELDRGEVQLPTEIVHVDPVAAHTEVGQLGSALNRMLDRIAGALAARHASETRVRQFVADASHELRTPLAAIRGYTELAQRKSDELPADVAHAMNRVESETVRMTRLVEDMLLLARLDAGRPLEMENVDLSQLVVDAVSDAHVAGPDHNWSLDLPEEPVTIEGDPARLHQVLVNLLANARTHTPAGTSVTIALSADADATVISVADDGPGIPKTLQPEVFERFARGDSSRSRQAGSTGLGLAIVAAVVKAHGGTISVDSRPGATVFTVRLPAGPAAPVSQPPHSIASTSA, from the coding sequence ATGTCCTCCGACCCGCTCGCTGAGGCCGGCACGCGCATCTGGCATCCGCGCACGTGGTCGCTGCGGGTGCGACTGCTGGTCACCCAGGTCCTGCTGCTGGCGCTGGTCATCGTCGGCGTCGGCGCCGCGACCGAGTTTGCGCTGCAGCGCTTTCTGCTGCACCAGCTGGACGACCAGGTGCTGGAGGCGGGCCGGCGCTCTGCCGCCATTTTCGAACTGCCACCGCCGCCCATGGCACCGCCTCTGACCGGCGGGGTGCCCAGGCCGTCCATGGACCCACATTTCCGGATGCGCTTCGACCCCGAGGCCGGCCCCGGCCCCGGCTTCCTCAACGCGCCCGGGCAGGCCGTGGGCACCATCGGCGCGGTGGTGTTCCGTGGCCAGGTCGACGCCGGCGTCATCACCTCCGAGGGCAGTCGTGACTCGGTAACCACCACGGCCACAGCACAATTGGCGCAGGTGCGACCCGATCGCAAGATTCGCACCATGGACATCGACGGTGTGGGGACCTACCGGGTCATCGGCCTGCATCCCCGCCACGGCGGTCCGCAGACGATCGTCACCGGCCTGCCCACCCGGCACGTCGACAACACCCTGCTGTGGGTGCTCGGCATGTTCTGCGCGGTGGGTGCTCTGGCACTGATCGGGGCGACGGTGGTCGGGGTGTGGATCATCCGCCGTCAACTCGCCCCGCTGTCACGGGTTTCCGCCGCCGCGCGTGATGTCGCGGACCGGGAGCTGGACCGCGGCGAGGTGCAGCTGCCGACGGAGATCGTGCACGTCGATCCCGTCGCCGCGCACACCGAGGTCGGCCAGTTGGGTTCGGCACTGAACCGCATGCTGGACCGGATCGCCGGCGCGCTCGCGGCCCGTCATGCCAGTGAGACCCGGGTGCGCCAATTCGTGGCCGACGCCAGTCATGAACTCCGCACGCCGCTCGCCGCGATCCGCGGCTATACCGAACTGGCACAACGTAAGAGCGACGAGCTGCCCGCCGACGTCGCGCACGCGATGAACCGCGTCGAATCCGAGACGGTCCGGATGACCCGGCTCGTCGAGGACATGCTGCTGCTGGCCCGGCTCGATGCCGGCCGACCGCTGGAGATGGAGAACGTCGACCTGTCCCAACTGGTCGTCGACGCCGTCAGCGATGCCCACGTCGCCGGCCCCGATCACAACTGGTCGCTGGACCTGCCCGAGGAACCCGTCACCATCGAGGGCGATCCGGCGCGGCTGCACCAGGTGCTGGTGAACCTGCTGGCGAACGCGCGCACGCACACGCCGGCGGGCACGTCGGTGACGATCGCGCTGTCCGCCGATGCGGACGCCACGGTGATCAGCGTCGCCGACGACGGTCCGGGAATTCCAAAGACGTTGCAGCCCGAGGTGTTCGAGCGGTTCGCCCGCGGCGACTCGTCGCGGTCCCGGCAAGCCGGCAGCACCGGCCTGGGGCTGGCCATCGTCGCCGCGGTGGTGAAAGCGCACGGCGGCACCATCAGCGTCGACAGCCGGCCCGGAGCGACGGTGTTCACCGTGCGCCTGCCCGCGGGCCCCGCGGCTCCGGTCTCACAGCCGCCGCACAGCATCGCCTCGACGTCCGCCTAA
- a CDS encoding response regulator transcription factor, with translation MHRADGKPINVLVVDDEPVLAELVSMALRYEGWDIATAGDGATAIALAKDNPPDVVVLDVMLPDMSGLDVLRKLREQIPGLPLLLLTAKDSVEDRIAGLTAGGDDYVTKPFSIEEVVLRLRALLRRTGVANEAGDAQIVVGDLVLDEDSHEVTRAGEQITLTATEFELLRYMMRNSKRVLSKAQILDRVWSYDFGGRSNIVELYVSYLRKKIDSGREPMIHTLRGAGYVLRPAR, from the coding sequence ATGCACCGAGCTGACGGCAAGCCGATCAACGTTCTCGTGGTCGACGACGAGCCCGTTCTCGCCGAGCTCGTCTCCATGGCACTGCGCTACGAAGGCTGGGACATCGCCACAGCCGGCGACGGCGCGACGGCGATCGCGCTGGCCAAGGACAACCCGCCCGACGTGGTGGTACTGGACGTGATGCTGCCCGACATGAGCGGGCTCGATGTGCTGCGCAAGCTGCGCGAACAGATCCCGGGCCTGCCCCTGCTGCTGCTGACCGCCAAGGACTCGGTCGAGGACCGCATCGCCGGCCTCACCGCGGGCGGCGACGACTACGTGACCAAACCGTTCAGCATCGAGGAAGTGGTGCTGCGGCTGCGCGCGCTGCTGCGGCGCACCGGTGTCGCGAACGAAGCCGGTGACGCGCAGATCGTCGTCGGCGACCTGGTGCTCGACGAGGACAGCCACGAGGTGACGCGCGCCGGCGAACAGATCACCCTGACCGCTACCGAGTTCGAACTGCTGCGGTACATGATGCGCAACTCCAAGCGGGTGCTGAGCAAGGCCCAGATTCTGGACCGCGTGTGGAGCTACGACTTCGGCGGCCGCTCCAACATCGTCGAGCTCTACGTGTCGTACCTGCGCAAGAAGATCGACAGTGGCCGCGAGCCCATGATCCACACCCTGCGCGGCGCCGGATATGTCCTCCGACCCGCTCGCTGA
- a CDS encoding PaaI family thioesterase encodes MDMSPSTGAEVMAQFIPQSPLVAKLGIVAEALDAPEVRLRMPWDPTNTTLADMVHGGAIAALADVTVMAAAWSTEREPESLRGVTISMSVQYLAPARSTDLIGVGRVLHRGKSLVHCEVEIETPGGDPVAKAVGTYKIG; translated from the coding sequence ATGGACATGAGCCCGAGTACCGGCGCCGAGGTCATGGCGCAGTTCATCCCGCAGTCACCGCTCGTCGCCAAGCTGGGCATCGTCGCCGAAGCGCTCGACGCCCCGGAGGTCCGGTTGCGGATGCCGTGGGACCCGACCAACACCACGCTCGCCGACATGGTGCACGGCGGCGCCATCGCCGCACTGGCCGATGTGACCGTCATGGCGGCGGCGTGGTCGACCGAACGCGAGCCGGAATCGCTTCGCGGGGTGACGATCTCGATGTCGGTCCAGTACCTGGCTCCCGCCCGGTCGACCGACCTGATCGGTGTCGGGCGCGTGCTGCACCGCGGAAAGTCCTTGGTGCACTGCGAGGTAGAGATCGAGACCCCGGGCGGCGACCCGGTGGCCAAGGCCGTCGGCACGTACAAGATCGGCTGA
- a CDS encoding glycosyltransferase family 39 protein: protein MRLVTRELRRRPLGEQLQLGLLLAGTAVLYLWNLSVSGWANSFYSAAAQAGASDWTAMLFGASDSGNAITVDKTPGALWVMDLSVRLFGLSSWSILVPQALMGVAAVAVLYAAVRRAAGPAAALLAGAVFALTPVATLMFRFNNPDALLVLLLVVGAYCVQRACEKDAGRWWLVGAGVAAGFAFLAKMLQAFLVLPAFAAAYLVAGPSPVRTRLWRLLGGVVAMVVSGGWYLALVELWPAASRPYVGGSQHDSIIELALGYNGVGRLSGNEPGGLGNPNFDVGWDRLVGTSMGSYAGWLLPAALICLTAGLVLTRRAPRTDATRAALILWGGWLVLTAAVFSFANGIVHQYYTVALAPAIGACVGIGSVLLWRNRAAWPARLTMAGTVVATAAMAAILLGRADISWLRTSVLIVGAVAALLLLVPPRFSPARLAVAAAVLVSLAAPTAYSIATAGVSHTGAMPSVSGPGGHSSGWGPPPPGHMKARGPAGGPGGAMGAPPQGFRPGGSLFDSPEPSAAVNILLSTDAAKYRWAAAVIGSNNAAGYQLAARVPVMAIGGFNGTDPAPTLAQFQQYVAAGQIHYFIEGDVKMGWGRHGQDDATQESQQIAAWVGAHYTATSVDNTVAYDLTRPR, encoded by the coding sequence ATGAGACTGGTGACTCGCGAACTACGCCGCCGCCCGCTCGGCGAACAACTCCAGCTCGGGCTCCTGCTGGCGGGTACTGCTGTGTTGTACCTGTGGAACCTGTCGGTGAGTGGTTGGGCCAACAGCTTCTATTCAGCGGCCGCGCAGGCCGGTGCCAGTGACTGGACCGCAATGTTGTTCGGCGCCAGCGATTCCGGCAATGCGATCACCGTCGACAAGACTCCAGGCGCGCTGTGGGTGATGGATCTGTCGGTGCGGCTGTTCGGGCTGAGCTCCTGGAGCATCCTGGTGCCGCAGGCCCTGATGGGTGTGGCAGCGGTGGCGGTGCTCTACGCCGCGGTGCGCCGCGCCGCCGGGCCGGCTGCCGCTCTGCTGGCCGGGGCGGTGTTCGCGCTGACACCGGTGGCCACGTTGATGTTCCGGTTCAACAACCCCGACGCGCTGCTCGTCCTGCTTCTCGTGGTCGGTGCCTACTGCGTGCAGCGAGCCTGCGAAAAAGACGCGGGCCGTTGGTGGTTGGTCGGCGCCGGGGTGGCCGCCGGATTCGCCTTCCTGGCCAAGATGCTGCAGGCGTTCCTGGTGCTGCCGGCCTTCGCGGCCGCGTATCTGGTCGCCGGGCCGTCGCCGGTGCGCACCCGGCTGTGGCGGCTGCTCGGCGGCGTCGTGGCGATGGTCGTCTCCGGCGGTTGGTACCTGGCGCTGGTCGAACTGTGGCCGGCCGCGTCGCGCCCGTATGTGGGCGGATCGCAACACGATTCGATCATCGAACTGGCGCTGGGATACAACGGCGTGGGCCGGCTCAGCGGGAACGAGCCCGGTGGTCTGGGCAACCCGAACTTCGATGTCGGCTGGGACCGGCTGGTCGGCACGAGCATGGGCAGCTACGCCGGTTGGCTGCTGCCCGCGGCACTGATCTGTCTGACCGCGGGACTGGTGCTCACGCGGCGCGCCCCGCGGACCGATGCGACGCGGGCCGCCCTGATCCTGTGGGGCGGGTGGCTGGTGCTCACCGCCGCGGTGTTCAGCTTCGCGAACGGCATCGTGCATCAGTACTACACGGTCGCGCTGGCGCCGGCCATCGGAGCGTGCGTGGGTATCGGATCGGTTCTGTTGTGGCGCAACCGCGCTGCGTGGCCGGCCCGGCTGACCATGGCGGGCACGGTGGTGGCCACGGCGGCGATGGCGGCGATCCTGCTGGGCCGCGCTGACATCAGCTGGTTGCGGACCTCGGTACTGATCGTCGGCGCCGTCGCCGCACTGCTGCTACTGGTGCCGCCCCGATTCAGCCCTGCGCGCCTGGCGGTGGCCGCGGCGGTCCTGGTGTCCCTGGCGGCCCCGACCGCGTATTCGATTGCCACCGCAGGTGTTTCGCACACCGGCGCGATGCCGTCCGTGAGCGGGCCCGGCGGACACAGTTCGGGGTGGGGTCCGCCTCCTCCCGGGCACATGAAGGCCCGGGGCCCCGCCGGTGGGCCGGGCGGTGCGATGGGCGCTCCGCCACAAGGATTTCGGCCGGGCGGCAGCCTCTTCGACTCTCCCGAGCCCAGCGCTGCGGTGAACATACTGTTGAGCACCGACGCCGCGAAGTACCGCTGGGCGGCCGCCGTCATCGGCTCCAACAACGCCGCCGGCTACCAGCTGGCGGCCCGTGTCCCGGTCATGGCGATCGGCGGCTTCAACGGCACCGATCCCGCGCCCACGCTCGCGCAGTTCCAGCAGTACGTCGCCGCCGGCCAGATCCACTACTTCATCGAAGGCGACGTCAAGATGGGCTGGGGACGCCACGGTCAGGACGACGCCACGCAGGAATCTCAGCAGATCGCCGCCTGGGTCGGCGCGCACTACACCGCCACGTCGGTGGACAACACCGTCGCCTACGACCTGACCCGGCCTCGTTGA
- a CDS encoding bifunctional glycosyltransferase family 2/GtrA family protein: MTNLIESAAEFGSEQRFTTRQNAAVAAQAAGVPVLDVVVPVYNEQVALPGCIRRLHRHLEEHFPYPVQITIADNASIDATPQVAAELALEFDNVRVVRLELKGRGRALHEVWSHSPSPVLVYMDVDLSTDLAALGPLVAPLISGHSDLAIGTRLARSSRVVRGPKREFISRCYNLILRGALSAKFSDAQCGFKAIRADVAHALLPLVEDTGWFFDTELLVLAERTGLRIHEVPVDWVDDPDSRVDIIATAAADLKGVGRLLRGFANGSIPVNTIAAQLGSSTKAAAPGSLLRQVVRFGTIGVASTLAYLLLFMMMHTALGAQTANLVALLLTAIVNTAANRRFTFGVRGGGAASATRHQFEGLIVFGIALTITSGALAGLHVFAPHAHHLLELSVLVAANLVATAVRFVLLRGWVFHPRRQN, from the coding sequence ATGACGAACCTCATCGAGAGCGCCGCGGAGTTCGGTTCTGAGCAACGCTTCACCACCCGCCAGAATGCCGCGGTTGCCGCGCAGGCGGCGGGCGTGCCGGTGCTGGACGTGGTGGTCCCCGTCTACAACGAGCAGGTCGCGCTGCCCGGCTGCATCCGACGCCTGCACCGCCACCTGGAAGAGCACTTCCCGTACCCGGTGCAGATCACCATCGCCGACAACGCCAGCATCGACGCCACCCCACAGGTGGCCGCCGAGCTGGCCCTCGAGTTCGACAACGTCCGCGTCGTGCGGTTGGAGCTCAAGGGCCGCGGGCGGGCGCTGCACGAGGTGTGGTCGCACTCGCCGTCGCCGGTCCTGGTCTACATGGACGTCGACCTCTCCACCGACCTGGCCGCCCTCGGCCCGCTGGTGGCCCCGCTGATCTCGGGCCACTCGGACCTGGCCATCGGCACCCGGCTTGCCCGGTCCTCCCGCGTCGTGCGGGGACCGAAGCGGGAGTTCATCTCTCGCTGCTACAACCTGATCCTGCGCGGGGCGCTGTCGGCCAAGTTCTCCGACGCGCAGTGCGGATTCAAGGCCATCCGGGCCGACGTGGCCCACGCGCTGCTGCCGCTCGTCGAGGACACCGGCTGGTTCTTCGACACCGAGCTGCTGGTGCTCGCCGAGCGCACGGGCCTGCGCATCCATGAGGTCCCGGTCGACTGGGTCGACGACCCCGACAGCCGCGTGGACATCATCGCCACCGCGGCCGCCGACCTCAAGGGCGTCGGGCGCCTGCTGCGCGGCTTCGCCAACGGCAGTATCCCGGTGAACACCATTGCCGCCCAGCTGGGTTCGTCGACCAAGGCGGCCGCGCCCGGCTCGCTGCTGCGTCAGGTCGTCCGGTTCGGGACCATCGGCGTCGCCTCGACACTGGCCTACCTGTTGCTGTTCATGATGATGCACACCGCGCTCGGCGCGCAGACCGCCAACCTGGTGGCCCTGCTGCTCACCGCGATCGTCAACACCGCCGCCAACCGGCGCTTCACGTTCGGTGTCCGCGGCGGGGGCGCGGCGAGCGCGACCCGGCACCAGTTCGAGGGTTTGATCGTCTTCGGTATCGCGCTGACCATCACCAGCGGCGCGCTGGCCGGGCTGCACGTGTTCGCGCCGCACGCCCACCATCTGCTCGAGTTGAGCGTGCTGGTGGCGGCCAATCTGGTCGCGACCGCGGTGCGGTTCGTGCTGCTGCGCGGTTGGGTCTTCCATCCCCGGCGCCAGAACTAG
- a CDS encoding ArnT family glycosyltransferase: MIATAPTVAHLPKARRGPAGWARPAWERSALLALLAGTAVLYLWALGSSGWANSYYAAAAQAGTQNWEALLFGSFDAGNAITVDKPPAALWLMGLSGRLFGFSAFSMLLPQALMGVASVGMLYATVRRTSGAVAGLLAGLVLAVTPVAALMFRFNNPDALLVLLLISAAYCTVRAIQSTDFSVSARWMTLTGVIVGFAFLTKMLQAFLPVPGLALAFLVAAPFSVGRRIGALVMAGVAVVISAGWYIALVSLWPADARPYIAGSTDNSLLQLALGYNGIERITGGDRPGPGPGGGMRDNLFFGGHAGITRLFGPSMGVEVSWLLPAALLGLVLLLWTSRRAARTDLSRAGVLLWGGWLLVTGAVFSFMDGTVHPYYNVALAPAVAALTGMVVAQLWQRRETLSARLLLALVLVISAGWAFALLSRTPDWMPALRWTIAVVAVLAAVAVVVVGARSGRLTAVVAGVAIAAALAGSASFTIYNVAAVHSSGPGSMSGPPRPGGDAWPGGGPGGPHRDGPNAELENLIRGTNNRWAAATVGSFQAGDLELSTGKSLMAIGGFSGGDNAPTLTQFQQYVEDGQIHYFIAGDHKGPGGPRRDRGSAAEITAWVTGHFAKLDVGGATVYDLEAPH; this comes from the coding sequence GTGATCGCCACCGCGCCCACCGTCGCTCATCTGCCGAAGGCCCGCCGCGGCCCGGCAGGCTGGGCGCGCCCCGCATGGGAACGATCCGCGCTGCTGGCACTGCTGGCCGGGACGGCGGTGCTGTACCTGTGGGCGCTCGGCTCGTCGGGCTGGGCCAACTCGTACTACGCCGCCGCGGCCCAGGCCGGCACCCAGAACTGGGAAGCGCTGTTGTTCGGCTCGTTCGACGCCGGCAACGCGATCACGGTCGACAAGCCGCCGGCCGCCCTGTGGTTGATGGGCCTGTCGGGCCGGCTGTTCGGATTCAGCGCGTTCAGCATGCTGCTGCCGCAGGCCCTCATGGGTGTGGCGTCGGTCGGGATGCTGTACGCGACGGTCCGTCGCACCAGTGGTGCGGTCGCCGGGCTGCTGGCCGGCCTGGTGCTGGCGGTGACTCCCGTTGCGGCCCTGATGTTCCGGTTCAACAACCCCGACGCGCTGCTCGTGCTGCTGCTGATCAGCGCGGCTTACTGCACGGTGCGGGCCATCCAGTCCACCGACTTCTCCGTGTCCGCCCGGTGGATGACGCTGACCGGCGTCATCGTCGGCTTCGCCTTCCTGACCAAGATGCTGCAGGCCTTCCTGCCGGTGCCGGGGCTGGCGCTGGCATTCCTGGTCGCCGCACCGTTCAGCGTGGGACGACGGATCGGCGCGCTGGTGATGGCCGGTGTGGCCGTGGTGATCTCGGCCGGTTGGTACATCGCGCTGGTCAGCCTGTGGCCCGCCGACGCCCGCCCGTACATCGCCGGGTCGACCGACAACAGCCTGCTGCAGTTGGCGTTGGGCTACAACGGTATCGAGCGGATCACCGGCGGCGACCGTCCCGGCCCCGGACCCGGCGGCGGCATGCGCGACAACCTGTTCTTCGGCGGGCACGCCGGCATCACCCGGCTGTTCGGCCCGTCGATGGGCGTCGAGGTGTCGTGGTTGCTGCCTGCGGCGTTGCTCGGCCTGGTGCTGCTGCTGTGGACGAGTCGCCGCGCCGCGCGGACCGACCTGTCGCGCGCGGGTGTATTGCTCTGGGGCGGTTGGCTTCTGGTGACCGGGGCGGTGTTCAGTTTCATGGACGGCACCGTGCACCCCTATTACAACGTCGCGCTCGCCCCTGCGGTCGCCGCGTTGACCGGCATGGTGGTCGCGCAGCTGTGGCAGCGCCGGGAGACATTGTCGGCACGCCTGCTGCTCGCGCTGGTCCTGGTCATCTCGGCCGGCTGGGCATTCGCGCTATTGTCGCGCACGCCGGACTGGATGCCCGCCCTGCGGTGGACCATCGCGGTGGTGGCAGTCCTGGCGGCGGTGGCCGTCGTGGTGGTCGGTGCGCGCTCCGGACGGCTCACGGCCGTGGTCGCCGGCGTCGCGATCGCCGCGGCACTGGCCGGGTCGGCGTCGTTCACGATCTACAACGTGGCGGCGGTCCACAGCAGTGGCCCCGGGTCGATGTCCGGTCCGCCGCGGCCGGGCGGCGACGCCTGGCCGGGTGGTGGCCCGGGTGGCCCCCACCGTGACGGCCCCAACGCCGAACTCGAGAACCTGATCCGTGGCACCAACAACCGTTGGGCCGCAGCGACGGTCGGGTCCTTCCAGGCCGGCGATCTGGAGTTGAGCACCGGCAAGTCGTTGATGGCGATCGGCGGATTCTCCGGCGGCGACAACGCGCCGACCCTGACGCAGTTCCAGCAGTACGTGGAAGACGGCCAGATCCACTACTTCATCGCCGGCGACCACAAGGGACCCGGCGGGCCTCGGCGTGACCGCGGGAGTGCCGCGGAGATCACCGCATGGGTGACGGGGCATTTCGCCAAGCTCGACGTCGGCGGCGCGACCGTCTACGACCTCGAGGCGCCTCACTAA
- a CDS encoding ABC transporter permease, with the protein MTRFLIRRLFNYAILLTLATFLTFALTSVTFHPLDNLLQRNPRPPQSVIDAKAHDLGLDKPLLPRYANWVSGAVHGDFGKTVTGQPVSAELGRRVWISLRLVAIGSILGSIIGVIIGAWGAIRQYRFSDRTITVLALLILSAPTFVIANLLILGALGINEVLGFQLFQYTGETSPYAAGGWHGFVDRLQHLVLPTATLALGAIAGYSRYQRNAMLDVLGQDFIRTARAKGLTRRRALFKHGLRTALIPMATLFAYGVAGLVTGAVFVEKIFGWHGMGEWMVQGIQGQDANIVAAFTLFSGTTILIGGLLSDVVYAALDPRVRVS; encoded by the coding sequence ATGACGCGGTTCCTGATCCGCCGATTGTTCAACTACGCGATCCTGTTGACGCTGGCGACGTTCCTGACGTTCGCGCTGACGTCGGTGACCTTCCATCCGCTGGACAACCTGTTACAGCGCAACCCGCGGCCGCCGCAATCCGTCATCGACGCCAAGGCCCACGACCTGGGTCTCGACAAGCCACTGCTGCCGCGTTACGCCAACTGGGTGTCCGGCGCGGTGCACGGCGACTTCGGGAAAACCGTTACCGGGCAACCGGTTTCAGCAGAACTGGGACGACGGGTGTGGATCAGCCTGCGGCTGGTGGCCATCGGGTCGATCCTGGGTTCCATCATCGGCGTGATCATCGGGGCGTGGGGGGCCATCCGGCAGTATCGATTCTCCGACCGCACCATCACCGTGCTGGCGCTGCTGATTCTCAGCGCCCCGACATTCGTCATCGCGAACCTGCTGATCCTCGGCGCGCTCGGCATCAACGAAGTGCTGGGCTTCCAGCTGTTCCAGTACACGGGTGAGACCTCGCCCTACGCGGCGGGCGGCTGGCACGGGTTCGTCGACCGGCTGCAGCACCTGGTGTTGCCGACCGCCACGTTGGCCCTCGGCGCCATCGCCGGATACAGCCGTTACCAGCGCAACGCGATGCTCGACGTGCTCGGCCAGGACTTCATCCGGACCGCCCGCGCCAAGGGCCTGACCCGGCGCCGGGCGCTCTTCAAGCACGGGCTGCGCACCGCGCTGATCCCCATGGCGACGCTGTTCGCCTACGGCGTCGCGGGCCTGGTCACCGGTGCGGTGTTCGTCGAGAAGATCTTCGGCTGGCATGGCATGGGCGAATGGATGGTGCAGGGCATTCAAGGCCAGGACGCCAACATCGTCGCGGCGTTCACCTTGTTCTCCGGGACGACGATCCTGATCGGCGGCCTGCTATCCGATGTCGTCTATGCCGCCCTCGACCCCCGGGTGCGGGTCTCATGA